The Deinococcus aquaticus genomic interval CTGGTGCCCACCATGGCCGGCGTGAGCCGCATGCCGCTGGGCCTGTTCAACCTGTACAACATTGTCGGCGCGGTCCTGTGGGGCGTCAGCGTGCCTGCCCTGGGCTACTACCTGGGCGGCCTGATCCCCAACCTCGACCGGTACATCCTGATCATCGTGGGCGGCGTGGCCGTGGTCAGCGTCATTCCCATCATCCTCAAGGTCGTTCAGGCCCGCCGCGCCTGACGCCCGCCCGTACCACCCCGTAGCCCCCGTCCTGTCCGGGGGCTTTCTGCGGCCCTGACCCTCTGCCCACCCGCACTGCAGCCTCAACCGCGCCCACGCGCACGGTTCCCGGCCCGCCGCGCCGCTAGCCTGCGCGGATGCCCGCCCGCCGCCCGCCCGCTGCACCCGCCGCGCCGCCCACCCCGCCAGTCCCCACCGTTCCAGACACGTTCGCGCCGGTCAGTGACCGACTGGAAGCCCAGTACCTGCCCGGTGGCCCCGCCCCCCTCACGGGCCGCCCGGAGACGCTGCTCGCGGGCCTGATCCGCACCATCCTGGGCCAGCAGAACACCCGCGCCGCCGCCAGCCGGCAGTACGCGGCGCTGCGTGAAAGCTACCCGCGCTGGGAGGCCGCGCTGCTCGACGGCCCGGACGGCATCGAGGGCACCCTGAAAGCGGCGGGAGGCGGCCTGCACCGCAGCAAGGCCCACCACATCCACGCGCTGCTGGAAGCGCTGGACGCCACTGGAACCCTGACCCTGGAGGGCCTGCGCGACCAGACCGACGCCGCCGCCCGTGCCCGCCTGGAAGCCCTGCCCGGCGTGGGCCGCCACACCGCCAGCCTGATCCTGCTGTTTGACCTGCACCGGGCCGCCATGCCGGTCGAGGGCAACTTGGACCGCCTCGCGCGGCGCCTGGAGTGGGTGCCGGACGGCTGGACGGCCGCGCGCGTGGTGCGCTGGTTCGACGCGGTCACGCCCCCCACCTGGGCCGCCCGCGCCGCCCTGCACGTCGCGGGTGTGCGGCACGGGCGCGAGGTCTGCACGGCCCGCCACCCCCGCTGCGATACCTGCGTCCTGTCGGACCTGTGCCCGTCGGCGGCGATCCTGGGTCCCACGTCCGGGCGGGCGTGACCGCCTGCTCGGGGGCATGACCGCTATGCTCGGGGGCATGACCGCTTCCCACTTCTCGCAAGAACTCTCGGTCGCCGCCGCGCTGGCCCGTGAAGCCGGGGCGCTGCTCCTGGCGCACCTGCGCGCCGGGTTCACCGTTGAACACAAGACGGGCGCCGATGACCCCGTCACGGTCGCCGACCGCGAGGCCTCCGCGCTGATCATGGCCGCCCTGGCCGCCGCGTTCCCCGACGATGGCCTGCTGAGCGAGGAGGAAACCGACGACCGCGCCCGCCTGAACCACGACCGCGTGTGGATCGTGGACCCCATCGACGGCACCAGGGAGTACTCGACGGGTCTGCCGGACTACTGCGTCAGCATCGGCCTCGCGGTGGGCGGGCAGCCCGTGCTGGGCGTCGTGTACGCCCCGGAAACCGAGGAACTGTTCACGGGTGTCGTGGGGCAGGGCGCGTTCCTGAACGGCCAGCCCGTCGCCGCCCCCGGCAGCGGCCCGGACTGGCGCGTGGCCGTGTCGGACACCGAACACAGCCGCGAACTGCACGCCACGCCCCTGAGCGGCATGAAGCCCAGCGGCAGCATCGCGCTGAAACTCGCCCGGATTGCCGCCGCGCAGGCCGACGCGACCTTCACCATGTCCCCCCGCAGCGAGTGGGATATCGCCGCCGGGCACGCCCTGCTGCGTGCCGCCGGGGGCGACCTGACCCGCCGCGACGGGCGCGCCATCACGTACAACCAGCCGCGCCCGCACGTGGAACAGGGCCTGATCGGCGGGCAACCCGGGGCGACCGCGTGGCTCGCCGGGCAGGTGCGCGCCCTGCGCCTGCCCACCGCGCACCTGGGCGTGCAGGCCCACGAGCCCGCCTGGGCCGCCCTGAGCCCCGCCGACCGCACGGAACTTCAGGGGCACCCCGGCGTGAGTATCCGCCACACCGACGGGCACCTGCTGGCCCTGCTGGTCGTGAACCCCGACACCCGGCAGGTGCAGCGCGCCGAGGGGGACGCCTTTCACCTCGACCGCCTCACGCGGGACGTGACGCGCGCCCTGGGCACCGTCGCTCTGGGCACTGTCCAGCCCTGAACGCATGACCGACCTCCCCCCGCACGTCACCCTCAAGGCCCTGCTGGACTTCACGCCGCCCGAGTGGCGCGCCCTGCACTCCTTCTTCCGCAGCCGCGAACTGGCCGACTGGAACGACGCCAAACCCATCCGCATGCCCGAATGGCTGTTCCGCCGCGTCATGCAGGACGAGGAACGCACCGGGGAACGCCACGGTTTCGGCGTCATGGACGAACAGGGCCGCCTGATCGGCAGCGCCGAACTGTACGACCTGCGTCCCCCACCCCCCCTGAGTGCCACGACCGGCACGCTGGGCGTCATGATCGGCTACCCCGACCTGTGGGGACGCGGGTACGGACGGCAGGCCGTGCAGGCCCTGCTGCACTGGGCGTTCCGGGAACGGGACTTCCCGCTGTCCCGCATCCGCCTGACCACCTTCGGCCACAACCGCCGCGCGCAGCGGGCCTTTCTCGCCTGCGGCTTCCGCGAGGTCGGCCGCACTGAACGGCAGGGCCGCACCGACGTGCACATGGAACTCACCCGTAGCGAGTGGCTGACCCTTCAGGAGTCCCCGGACCCGTCCATCCCCGAAGGGGAATAATGCGGGTATGCGTGTCCTGCTGCCAGACCTGCCCGACTTCCGCGCCCTGAGCCAGCCCGACGAGGGAGGCGTGCCCGGCGTCACCCTCGACCACTACGACCGCGCGTACGTTCCGGACGGCCCGGCCGACGGCGTGGTCCTGTGGATGACCAGTGCGCAGACCCGCGAACGCCTGCTACAGGTTCCGGGCCTGAAGTGGGTGCTGACCCTGACTGCCGGCATCGACCACGTGCAGGGCCGCCTGCCAGACGGCGTGGCCCTGTTCAACGCCAGCCGCCTGCACGACCGCGCCGTCGCCGTGCACGCCCTGACCGGGATGCTGGCCGCCGCGCGCGGCCTGCACGTGTTCCAGGACGCGCAGGGCCGCTCGCAGTGGGCCAGCCCCGCCCTGCCCACCGACTCGCGCCTGGGCACCCTGGACGGCCTGAACATCGTCCTGTGGGGCTACGGGCACATCGGCCGGAACCTCGAGGAGCTGCTCGCGCCGCACGGCGCGCACGTGCGCGGCATCCGCAGCACCACCCCCACGGATGAACGCGACGAACTGCTGCGCGCCGCCGACTGGGTGATCCTGCTGCTCCCCAGCACCCCCGACACGCGGGGCATCGTGAACGCCGACACGCTGGCCCTGCTGAAACCCGGTGCGTGGCTCATGAACGTCGGGCGCGGCAACCTGATCGTCACGGACGACCTCGTGCAGTCCCTGCAGGAACACCGGCTGGGCGGCGCGTTCCTCGACGTGACTGACCCCGAACCCCTGCCCGCCACGCACCCACTGTGGAAGTTGCCGAACGTGATCATCACGCCGCACATCGCCAGCACCACCACCGACCTCGTCCGGCGCGGCGCGCACCTGACCCGCGACTTCCTGATCGACCTGCAACAGGGCCACGAACCCGACGGCCGCGTCACCGCCGGACGCACCTACTGACATGAACCGCGACCGGGCGCTGGTCGCCGCGCAATTCGCCCTGCTGGCAGTCATTCTCGCGGGCGGGCGACGGGGGAGAGGTCGGCCCCGATCCGTCCAGGCGGCAGGCGCGGCGCTGACCCTGGGCGGCCTGATCCTGCTCGTCTGGAGTGGCCGCACCCTGGGCCGGAACCTCACGCCACTGCCCACACCGATTGAACGCGGCACGCTGGTGCAGAGCGGGCCGTACCGACTTGTCCGGCACCCGATCTACACGGCGTTGCTGCTGCTGGCAGGCGGCTGGACGGTCGCGCGCGGTGGGCGGGTCAGTGTCGCGGGCACCCTGCTGCTCGCAGGCCTGCTGCGGCACAAGGCCGGGATCGAGGACACCGCGCTGGCCGAACTTCACCCCGACCACGCTGCGTACCGGGCGCGCACCGGGGCGTTCCTGCCGCGCCTGCCCGCGCGCTGAACGAAGCCTCAAGGTCCCGCCGGCCTCCCGGCGGCTATCCTCGCGCATGCACCTGCCCCCGCACGCGATCCGGCCCGACTACGCGGGCGGCAGCATCCTGAACCTCGCCGCGACCCTCGGCGCGCACCACGGCGTGCCCACCCACCACGCCCCCTACCGCCACCTGCTGCCGCTGGACGGCGCGCGGCACGTCGTCCTGATCGTCGTGGACGCTCTGGGCGCGGGTCAATTCCGGGCAGCCATCACGCGCGGGGACGCGCCCACCCTGGCGTCCCTGACCCCAGCGCCGGGGGCGGTCACCAGCGTGTTCCCCAGCACCACCATGGCCGCCCTGACCACCCTGCACACCGCCCGCGCGCCCGCCGAGCACGGGTACCTGGGCCTGACCGTGTGGCTGGACGAGGCGCAGGCCGTCGTGAACCTCATCCGCCTGTACGACGTGTACACCCACACCCCCCTGGCGGACGCGGGCTTTCTGGCCGCCGTGCCGTCCCTGTACCGCCAGATGAGTGACCGGGGCGTCGCCGCGCACGTCGTCATGCCCGCCGCGTACCAGAACAGCTTTCTGACCCGCTGGGCCTGCGACGGCGCCGAGTACCACCCCTACGCGCAGCCCGAGGAGGCACCCACCCTGACCGCCGCCACCCTCCAGCCGGGGCAGCCTTCGTACACGCTGGTGTACTTCCCGGAGTATGACCTGATCTGCCACGGCTCCGGCCCGGACAGTCCCGAAGCGCACGCTGAACTGCGCCGCACCGACCGCATCGTCGGCGACCTCCTCGCTGCTCTGCCCAGGAACGGCGACACGCTGGTCGTCCTGACCGCCGACCACGGCCAGAGCGCCCAGCGCCCGGACGATTACGTGGACGTCATCACCAAGAAGGTCATGAAGACCCTGCTGCGCGGCCCCGTTGCCGGGGAGGAACGCGCCGCGTACCTGCGGACCCACCCCGACCACCACGCCGAGATTGAGGTGCTCCTCACCCCGCACGCCACTCTCCTGACCGCCGACGACGCCTGGACCGGCGGCCTGTTCGGCCCACCCGCCCACGCCGACCCCCGCCTGCGCCCGCGCGTGGGCGACCTGATCGCCGTCCCGCACCCTGGCCACGCCATCCGCCGCCCCACCAGCCCCGCCCCCATGCTCGGCCTGCACGGCGGCTGGACCTCCGAGGAGATGCTCGTGCCCGTGCTCAGCGTGCGGGTCTAGCCCAGCCAGCGCAGGTGCGGGGTGACGTCCTGCACGTGGTCGCCCCAGTGAGAGTCGTGACTCCAGCGCAGCCAAGCCAGCGCGGCGGCGGCCCCGTCCGTGTCGGCCAGAGCAAGAGCCGTGCCCAGGTCGAGAGCGAGGTCCGTCAGGTCGTCCAGCGCGTCGCCGATCTCGGCGGGGAGGTCGCAGAGGCTCAGGGCGCGGCCGGTGGCCGGGTCGTAGAAGCCGAGTTCCGGCCACGCCCCGGCGATAGAGGCGCGCAGGTCGCGGTACGCCTCGCGCGGCAGGTCATCAGCGTCTGGGACGCCAAAGGGCAGCGCCTGCACCTCCCGCCGCAGGTCACTCAGCAGGTCGGCCAGTGCGCCGGGCGTAAGGCCCTCGCGGTCTAGCAGGGCCGCGTGAACCCGGTGTACCAGGGGCAGCATCAGGACAGCAGGACCGCCGGGCGTTTCTTCGGCGGGGCCTTGGCTTCCGGCAGGGTGGGCACGTGATCCTCGATCAGGCCGCCGCCCAGCAGGCGCGGTCCGGCGTACAGCACGGCGCTCTGACCGGGCGCGACCGCGAACTGCGGGTCCGCGAAGGCCAGCTCGAAGCCGCTCTCGTCGGCGCGGATCACGCGGGCCTTGACGGGCGCGGTGCGGTAGCGCACCTGCACTTCCAACTCGTCGGGCAGGTCGGTCAGGTCGATCAGGTAGTTGGCACTCTGCGCCTTCAGGCCGGTCCACAGGCAGTCGTCGTAATCGCCCACCCAGACGGTGTTCGTGTCGGGCGCCAGATGCACGACGTGCCGCACCCGGTGCGACTGGTACAGGCCCAGGCCCTTCTTCTGGCCCAGCGTGTAGAACTGCGTGCCCAGGTGCTCGCCCACGACCTCGCCGCTGCTGATCTCGCGGATGAAGCCCTGGCTCTGCGGAATGTGCTCGGCGACGAAGTCCTGCACCTTGCCCGGCACGAAGCAGATGTTCTGACTCTCGGGTTTCTGCGCCGTCAGCAGGCCGCGTTCCTCGGCGATCTGACGCACCTGCGGTTTCTCCAGCTCGCCCACCGGAAACAGGATGTACGGCAGCGCGTCACGCGGCGTGCCCCACAGGAAGTACGTCTGATCCTTGCGGGGATCGTCGCCCCGATGGAACTCCACCTCGCCCTGCGCGTTCTCCACGCGTTTCACGTAATGCCCGGTCGCCACGTAGCGGCAACCCAGCATCTTCGCTTTCTTCACCAGTTCGTCGAACTTCACTTTCGTGTTGCAGTTCACGCAGGGATTCGGCGTGCGGCCCCGGCTGTACTCGTCGATGAACGGTCCCACGATGTGCCGCTGGAACTGCTCGCGGTAATCCAGCAGGTAGAACGGCACGCCCACCTGCTCGGCCACCCGCCGCGCCTCGTACGCCGCGTCCGGCGAGCAGCACGAGTCGAAGGTGTCCGTGCGTTTGTCGTCCGGCCAGAAGCGCATCATGGCGCCCACCACCTGATACCCCTGATCCTTCAGCAGGGCCGCCGTCACCGACGAATCCACCCCGCCGGACATGGCGCACAGCACCCGCTCGCCCGCCACAGGGGCCGGAACAGGAACGGAAGGGACAGGCGAGGTGGGTGCGCTCATACAGCCGCGCAGCTTAACAGAGGTGTTCAGAAGCGGCGGTGACGCGCGCGGCAATTCGGCCCGCTGGTACTCGACCGGCCCGCCTCCACGTGCATCCCGCCCGTGTGGAGCGCACCACCCGGCCCTCACCCCACCACCAGCCGCCCGGTACACTCCCGGCATGAGCATCCCCGCCGACGCCCTTCACGCCGCCGCGCAGCAGCACGGCACGCCCCTGTACGCCTACGACGCCGCCGAACTCGACGCCTCGGTGGCCCGCGTCCGCACCGCGTTCGGGAACGCCCGCGTGTACTACGCCATGAAAGCCAACCCCAACCTCAGCATCCTGCGCCGCCTGCACACCCAGGACGTGGGCTTCGAATGCGTCAGCGCCGGAGAGATCGCCCGCGCCGCGCACGTCGGCGCGACCGGCGAGAACCTGATCGTGAACGGCCCCGCCAAGAGCCCCGCCGAGTACGCCCTCGGCGCGCAGCTCGGCGCGACCTTCATCATCGACCGCGAGGAAGAAGTCGCCCTGCTGCCCCCCGCCTCCCGCGCCCTGATCCGCGTGAACCCAGCCCTGAACGTCAGCACCCACGACCACCTCGCCACCGGCGCCGCCGACAGCAAATTCGGCGTCACCCCCGAACAGGCCCCCCGCATCATCAGCGCCCTGCGCGCCGCCGGGCACACCGCCCTGGGACTGCACGTCCACATCGGCAGCGCCATCCGCGACGCCCACGACTTCACCGCCGCCTTCGCCCGCCTGAACGACCTGCGCCCCCACACCGGCCCGCTACCCGTCCTCGACACCGGCGGCGGCTGGGGCATCGGCGCGGACCTGCCCGGCATCGCCCGCGAAGCGCACGCCGCCGCCGCCACCTTCGGCGCGCAACTGTGGGTCGAACCCGGCCGCTCCCTCGTCGCCACCGCCGGCACCCTCCTCACCCGCGTCGTCGGCACCAAAACCACCGGCCGCCCCTTCGCCCTCCTCGACGCCGGCATGACCGAACTCCTGCGCCCCATGCTGTACGGCGCGCAGCACCCCGTCACCCCCCTCTGGCAGCGCGAAAGCACCAGCCAGTGGGACCTCGCCGGCCCCGCCTGCGAGAGCGGCGACCTCCTCGGGCGCAACGTCACCCTGCCCACCCCCCACCCCGGCGACCTCCTCGCCATCCACGAAGCCGGCGCGTACGGCGCCGCCATGAGTAGCAACTACCTCACCCGCCCCCGCCCACCCGAACTGCTCTGGGAACGCAGCCAGTGGACCGTCATCCGCCAGCGCGAAACGCCGCAGGACATCTGGCGCGCCGAGGAGAGCGGGGAGTAAGCCGTGGGCACCGCAGGGATGTGCGAAATATCGCGTCCTCATGGGCACATTCGTCGCGCGGCAATCCCGGCCTGAGCTAGCGTGACGACGTCATGATCGTCAAGGACCTCGAACCGCAAACCCATACCGATCCCCTGCGCCGCGCCGGGTACGAGGCCGAACGCCAGATGGCCCACTACCTCAAACGCGCCTTCGCGGAGGATGGATACAAATTCGTGTTTCATAATCTCAGGCTGGTCCGCAAGGACGAGGTGGCGCAGATTGACCACCTGATCCTGCACCGTTACGGCCTGATGATCGTGGAAAGTAAGAGTGTGGCCGGACAGGTCAGCGTCAACGAACACGGCGAGTGGATCCGCTGGTGGAACCGTCAGGGCAGGGGCATGCCGTCGCCCGTGCTTCAGGCACGCCGGCAACTTGACCTCCTGCTGGCCCTGCTGGAAGACCACACGACCGAACTCATGGACCGTTCGATGCTGGGACTCAAGCAGCGGACGTTCACGGGCATCCGGCGGGACGTTCTGGTCGCCATTTCCGATAGCGGCCGAATTACCCGCAAGTCGGAAGTTCCTGAACTGGTCAAGGCTGATCAGGTGCCAGAGCGGATCGGCAGTCTCGTGCAGCAGCAGTTCGACAGGACGTTCGGGAGTTTCGGCTTTACCGACGCCGAAATGACCCGCCTTCAGTCGTTTCTGAAAGCACGGCACGTGGCTGTGAGTGCCGTCGAGGATTACGTGGCACAGCGCGAAGCAGAAGGCGAATCGGTGCGGGGTGAGCCGGTCGGCCGTTCTGCGTTCCCACCGCGCCCCGTGCGTTTTGGGCAGCCGGAGCCAGTGTTCGAGGCGTCTCCTCTGGCGTCCCCGGAGCGTTCCTCGTCGCCTGTCCGCACGTCGCAGGAGCGGCAGGCGCAGGCGCGGCCCCGCCCGGATGTGGCGTGCCGCGCCTGCTCGTCCGTGAACGTGACGGTGCAGTTCGGGAAGTACGGGTACTACCTGAAGTGCGCTGATTGTGGTGGCAACACGCCTGCCAAACCCGTGTGCGCG includes:
- a CDS encoding nuclease-related domain-containing protein, coding for MIVKDLEPQTHTDPLRRAGYEAERQMAHYLKRAFAEDGYKFVFHNLRLVRKDEVAQIDHLILHRYGLMIVESKSVAGQVSVNEHGEWIRWWNRQGRGMPSPVLQARRQLDLLLALLEDHTTELMDRSMLGLKQRTFTGIRRDVLVAISDSGRITRKSEVPELVKADQVPERIGSLVQQQFDRTFGSFGFTDAEMTRLQSFLKARHVAVSAVEDYVAQREAEGESVRGEPVGRSAFPPRPVRFGQPEPVFEASPLASPERSSSPVRTSQERQAQARPRPDVACRACSSVNVTVQFGKYGYYLKCADCGGNTPAKPVCAQCGQPGKVSKRGLEFTATCAGGHSWAYWTNPA
- the lysA gene encoding diaminopimelate decarboxylase, producing MSIPADALHAAAQQHGTPLYAYDAAELDASVARVRTAFGNARVYYAMKANPNLSILRRLHTQDVGFECVSAGEIARAAHVGATGENLIVNGPAKSPAEYALGAQLGATFIIDREEEVALLPPASRALIRVNPALNVSTHDHLATGAADSKFGVTPEQAPRIISALRAAGHTALGLHVHIGSAIRDAHDFTAAFARLNDLRPHTGPLPVLDTGGGWGIGADLPGIAREAHAAAATFGAQLWVEPGRSLVATAGTLLTRVVGTKTTGRPFALLDAGMTELLRPMLYGAQHPVTPLWQRESTSQWDLAGPACESGDLLGRNVTLPTPHPGDLLAIHEAGAYGAAMSSNYLTRPRPPELLWERSQWTVIRQRETPQDIWRAEESGE
- a CDS encoding GNAT family N-acetyltransferase; the protein is MTDLPPHVTLKALLDFTPPEWRALHSFFRSRELADWNDAKPIRMPEWLFRRVMQDEERTGERHGFGVMDEQGRLIGSAELYDLRPPPPLSATTGTLGVMIGYPDLWGRGYGRQAVQALLHWAFRERDFPLSRIRLTTFGHNRRAQRAFLACGFREVGRTERQGRTDVHMELTRSEWLTLQESPDPSIPEGE
- a CDS encoding methyltransferase family protein; the encoded protein is MNRDRALVAAQFALLAVILAGGRRGRGRPRSVQAAGAALTLGGLILLVWSGRTLGRNLTPLPTPIERGTLVQSGPYRLVRHPIYTALLLLAGGWTVARGGRVSVAGTLLLAGLLRHKAGIEDTALAELHPDHAAYRARTGAFLPRLPAR
- a CDS encoding endonuclease III domain-containing protein — its product is MPARRPPAAPAAPPTPPVPTVPDTFAPVSDRLEAQYLPGGPAPLTGRPETLLAGLIRTILGQQNTRAAASRQYAALRESYPRWEAALLDGPDGIEGTLKAAGGGLHRSKAHHIHALLEALDATGTLTLEGLRDQTDAAARARLEALPGVGRHTASLILLFDLHRAAMPVEGNLDRLARRLEWVPDGWTAARVVRWFDAVTPPTWAARAALHVAGVRHGREVCTARHPRCDTCVLSDLCPSAAILGPTSGRA
- a CDS encoding 3'(2'),5'-bisphosphate nucleotidase CysQ — its product is MTASHFSQELSVAAALAREAGALLLAHLRAGFTVEHKTGADDPVTVADREASALIMAALAAAFPDDGLLSEEETDDRARLNHDRVWIVDPIDGTREYSTGLPDYCVSIGLAVGGQPVLGVVYAPETEELFTGVVGQGAFLNGQPVAAPGSGPDWRVAVSDTEHSRELHATPLSGMKPSGSIALKLARIAAAQADATFTMSPRSEWDIAAGHALLRAAGGDLTRRDGRAITYNQPRPHVEQGLIGGQPGATAWLAGQVRALRLPTAHLGVQAHEPAWAALSPADRTELQGHPGVSIRHTDGHLLALLVVNPDTRQVQRAEGDAFHLDRLTRDVTRALGTVALGTVQP
- a CDS encoding alkaline phosphatase family protein → MHLPPHAIRPDYAGGSILNLAATLGAHHGVPTHHAPYRHLLPLDGARHVVLIVVDALGAGQFRAAITRGDAPTLASLTPAPGAVTSVFPSTTMAALTTLHTARAPAEHGYLGLTVWLDEAQAVVNLIRLYDVYTHTPLADAGFLAAVPSLYRQMSDRGVAAHVVMPAAYQNSFLTRWACDGAEYHPYAQPEEAPTLTAATLQPGQPSYTLVYFPEYDLICHGSGPDSPEAHAELRRTDRIVGDLLAALPRNGDTLVVLTADHGQSAQRPDDYVDVITKKVMKTLLRGPVAGEERAAYLRTHPDHHAEIEVLLTPHATLLTADDAWTGGLFGPPAHADPRLRPRVGDLIAVPHPGHAIRRPTSPAPMLGLHGGWTSEEMLVPVLSVRV
- a CDS encoding DUF5063 domain-containing protein, with the protein product MLPLVHRVHAALLDREGLTPGALADLLSDLRREVQALPFGVPDADDLPREAYRDLRASIAGAWPELGFYDPATGRALSLCDLPAEIGDALDDLTDLALDLGTALALADTDGAAAALAWLRWSHDSHWGDHVQDVTPHLRWLG
- a CDS encoding NAD(P)-dependent oxidoreductase; the protein is MRVLLPDLPDFRALSQPDEGGVPGVTLDHYDRAYVPDGPADGVVLWMTSAQTRERLLQVPGLKWVLTLTAGIDHVQGRLPDGVALFNASRLHDRAVAVHALTGMLAAARGLHVFQDAQGRSQWASPALPTDSRLGTLDGLNIVLWGYGHIGRNLEELLAPHGAHVRGIRSTTPTDERDELLRAADWVILLLPSTPDTRGIVNADTLALLKPGAWLMNVGRGNLIVTDDLVQSLQEHRLGGAFLDVTDPEPLPATHPLWKLPNVIITPHIASTTTDLVRRGAHLTRDFLIDLQQGHEPDGRVTAGRTY
- the mnmA gene encoding tRNA 2-thiouridine(34) synthase MnmA produces the protein MSAPTSPVPSVPVPAPVAGERVLCAMSGGVDSSVTAALLKDQGYQVVGAMMRFWPDDKRTDTFDSCCSPDAAYEARRVAEQVGVPFYLLDYREQFQRHIVGPFIDEYSRGRTPNPCVNCNTKVKFDELVKKAKMLGCRYVATGHYVKRVENAQGEVEFHRGDDPRKDQTYFLWGTPRDALPYILFPVGELEKPQVRQIAEERGLLTAQKPESQNICFVPGKVQDFVAEHIPQSQGFIREISSGEVVGEHLGTQFYTLGQKKGLGLYQSHRVRHVVHLAPDTNTVWVGDYDDCLWTGLKAQSANYLIDLTDLPDELEVQVRYRTAPVKARVIRADESGFELAFADPQFAVAPGQSAVLYAGPRLLGGGLIEDHVPTLPEAKAPPKKRPAVLLS